The Prevotella melaninogenica genome window below encodes:
- a CDS encoding FtsB family cell division protein, with amino-acid sequence MSKITGHIYNFFSRFKFHIVIILGVLIVGVVDENSFMRRIEYAYQIEDLKTEIRKYDSQYQHDMQQLKELKTDPKAIARVARERYFMKADNEDIFVLSDDEHQTENTAKNETTE; translated from the coding sequence GTGAGTAAGATTACCGGACATATTTACAATTTTTTCAGCCGATTTAAGTTTCATATCGTCATCATCTTGGGCGTACTCATTGTAGGCGTCGTGGATGAGAACAGTTTTATGAGACGTATAGAGTATGCTTATCAGATTGAAGACTTAAAAACTGAAATCCGAAAGTATGACAGCCAATATCAGCATGACATGCAACAGCTCAAGGAACTAAAGACAGACCCAAAGGCTATTGCACGCGTTGCCCGAGAGCGTTACTTCATGAAGGCTGACAACGAAGATATCTTCGTGTTGAGCGATGATGAGCATCAAACTGAAAACACAGCTAAAAATGAGACAACTGAATAA
- a CDS encoding polyprenol monophosphomannose synthase, whose translation MTSDSIVIIPTYNEKENIEKIIRAVFRLEKLFHILVIDDGSPDGTAQIVHNLIKTEFSDRLFIIERSGKLGLGTAYITGFKWALEHGYEYIIEMDADFSHDPNDLPRLYAATHDEGYDVAVGSRYVSGVNVVNWPIGRVLMSYFASKYVRAVTGFHVHDTTAGFVCYRRRVLETIPLDMIRFKGYAFQIEMKYTSFKIGFKIKEVPVIFVNRREGTSKMSGGIFSEAFFGVIRLRMDGWFRKYPKIKN comes from the coding sequence ATGACAAGCGATAGCATTGTAATTATACCGACATACAACGAAAAGGAGAATATAGAGAAGATAATCCGAGCGGTATTCCGATTGGAGAAACTTTTTCACATTCTGGTAATTGACGATGGTAGCCCTGATGGAACGGCACAAATCGTACATAATCTGATTAAGACGGAATTCTCTGACCGCCTCTTTATCATTGAGCGTTCTGGTAAATTAGGTTTGGGTACAGCCTATATCACTGGCTTCAAGTGGGCTTTAGAACATGGCTACGAATACATTATTGAGATGGATGCTGACTTTAGCCACGACCCTAACGACCTTCCTCGCCTTTATGCTGCAACCCATGACGAAGGTTACGATGTTGCAGTTGGTTCACGTTATGTCAGTGGAGTAAACGTTGTAAATTGGCCTATCGGACGTGTATTAATGAGTTACTTTGCCAGCAAGTATGTTCGTGCAGTAACAGGTTTTCACGTGCATGATACGACAGCGGGGTTCGTATGCTATCGTCGTCGTGTTCTTGAGACAATTCCATTAGACATGATTCGTTTTAAGGGGTATGCCTTCCAAATCGAGATGAAATACACCTCTTTCAAGATTGGTTTCAAAATTAAGGAAGTACCTGTCATCTTCGTAAATCGTCGTGAGGGAACAAGCAAGATGAGTGGTGGCATCTTCTCCGAAGCCTTCTTCGGTGTCATCCGACTCCGTATGGATGGTTGGTTCAGAAAGTATCCTAAGATAAAGAACTAA
- a CDS encoding dihydroorotase, translating to MRRLIQGGTIVNEGRSFIGSLIIEDDCIIEIIENNETPRGEFDEIVNATGCFVLPGVIDDHVHFREPGLTEKADIESESRAAAYGGVTSYFEMPNTNPQTTTLEVLQDKWERAKHSSHVNYSFFIGATNTNQTLFPQLDIHTIPGIKLFMGASTGNMLVDRREALEMTFRTAAELNLPVMTHCEDSGIINKNMKVAKEQFGDDPDITHHWEIRSAEACWASSLLAVELARKYKTQLHIAHISTAKELSLANHPEDEGRITLEAVIAHIAFSNEDYLTKKALIKCNPSVKTVADRDAIRQALTDGRITVIGTDHAPHLWAQKQGGCSKAASGMPMVQFSLVTMLELVDKGVLTIEQMVNLMSHAPAQLFRIDQRGFLRKGYKADITIVAPNQPWTVNEDYIQSKCKWSPMMGHTYQWRVLHTFCNGNHLLNKEEFDNTIHGERITFRNDN from the coding sequence ATGAGGAGACTCATTCAAGGTGGAACTATCGTCAATGAAGGGCGAAGCTTTATTGGTTCGCTCATCATAGAGGACGATTGTATCATAGAGATTATAGAAAATAACGAAACACCCCGTGGAGAATTTGACGAAATCGTCAACGCCACGGGGTGCTTTGTACTACCTGGTGTTATTGATGATCACGTTCACTTTCGTGAGCCGGGACTAACGGAAAAGGCTGACATTGAAAGTGAAAGTCGTGCTGCTGCATATGGTGGTGTCACCTCTTATTTTGAGATGCCAAACACTAATCCACAGACAACAACATTAGAAGTTTTACAAGACAAGTGGGAACGAGCAAAACACTCAAGTCATGTCAACTATAGCTTCTTTATTGGTGCTACAAATACAAATCAGACACTATTCCCTCAATTAGATATCCACACTATTCCTGGAATAAAACTCTTTATGGGAGCCTCAACAGGGAATATGCTTGTTGATCGACGAGAAGCATTAGAAATGACTTTCCGTACTGCAGCAGAGTTGAATCTGCCAGTGATGACACACTGTGAGGATTCTGGTATTATCAACAAGAATATGAAAGTTGCCAAAGAACAATTTGGCGACGACCCAGACATTACACATCATTGGGAAATACGCAGTGCTGAGGCATGCTGGGCTTCCTCGCTCTTAGCTGTGGAATTGGCACGAAAGTACAAAACACAACTGCACATTGCTCATATCTCTACAGCAAAAGAATTATCATTGGCTAATCACCCAGAAGATGAAGGAAGGATTACTTTAGAAGCTGTTATTGCACATATTGCTTTCTCTAACGAAGATTATCTTACAAAGAAAGCGCTTATTAAATGTAATCCTTCAGTCAAGACGGTAGCTGATAGAGATGCTATTCGTCAGGCACTCACGGATGGACGCATTACAGTCATTGGTACTGATCATGCTCCTCACCTATGGGCACAGAAGCAAGGTGGCTGCTCTAAGGCAGCATCAGGTATGCCGATGGTTCAGTTCTCACTCGTCACCATGCTTGAATTGGTAGACAAAGGTGTTCTTACAATAGAACAGATGGTTAACCTAATGTCACACGCACCGGCTCAACTTTTCCGTATTGACCAACGAGGTTTCCTACGTAAAGGTTATAAAGCCGATATTACTATCGTTGCACCAAACCAGCCGTGGACAGTGAACGAAGATTATATTCAGAGTAAATGCAAGTGGAGTCCAATGATGGGACACACCTATCAATGGCGTGTCTTACATACCTTCTGTAATGGAAACCACCTGTTAAATAAGGAAGAGTTTGATAACACCATACATGGTGAAAGGATTACTTTTCGAAATGATAACTAA
- a CDS encoding metallophosphoesterase yields the protein MIARIVIYLILIIVLSDLYIDMHYFRKRYPIAWWQRLLWWLPSIGMVIYTCAMASIRDFAPNNLTWLNTYIFLLGLLVGPKAIFALTSFLGSIIRKYIIRTNRNWGHYIGILLGCFAVGTFIYGLTYGVSNIQVKHVDLYFKDLPKSFDGYRIVHVSDLHLGTFNGWRSKILKAEMDSIEKQKANLICFTGDLQNIRPEEVEKMASVIRQPMKGTISVLGNHDYTEYIKGDAKEKAAEEVRLIKAEEKILKWTLLRNQNTEITSPAEESIYVCGTENDGRPPFPNYSNYRKAMQGVEPNSFVIMLQHDPSAWKRSILPKTTAQLTLSGHTHGGQMQIFGWRPTSIRQQEDYGLYEQNGRYLYITAGLGGLVPFRLNMPNEIAVITLHVKK from the coding sequence ATGATAGCCAGAATCGTTATATATCTTATATTAATAATAGTGTTGTCTGACCTCTATATAGACATGCACTATTTCCGCAAACGTTACCCCATTGCTTGGTGGCAACGCCTATTATGGTGGTTACCTTCTATCGGTATGGTCATCTATACCTGTGCTATGGCTTCCATACGCGACTTTGCGCCTAACAACCTCACCTGGCTGAATACATATATATTCCTTCTCGGTTTGCTTGTTGGCCCTAAGGCTATCTTTGCACTCACCTCCTTCTTGGGTTCAATCATTCGGAAATATATCATCCGCACAAATCGAAACTGGGGACATTATATAGGTATACTCCTTGGTTGTTTTGCCGTTGGAACATTTATATATGGGCTTACATATGGAGTTTCTAACATACAAGTAAAGCATGTAGACCTCTATTTTAAGGATTTACCAAAGTCTTTTGATGGCTATCGGATTGTGCATGTATCTGACTTACACCTCGGCACCTTCAATGGATGGCGCAGTAAGATTCTGAAAGCAGAGATGGATAGCATTGAAAAGCAGAAAGCTAACCTCATTTGCTTTACTGGTGATTTACAAAATATACGCCCTGAAGAGGTTGAGAAAATGGCTTCAGTAATCCGTCAGCCTATGAAAGGGACTATCTCTGTCTTAGGAAACCATGACTATACGGAATACATCAAAGGTGATGCTAAAGAGAAGGCTGCAGAGGAAGTACGCTTAATAAAAGCAGAAGAAAAAATCTTAAAATGGACTCTTCTACGCAATCAAAACACAGAAATCACATCACCAGCAGAAGAGTCTATCTATGTTTGTGGTACAGAAAACGACGGAAGACCACCATTCCCGAACTATTCCAACTATAGGAAAGCGATGCAAGGAGTAGAACCAAATTCATTTGTGATTATGTTACAACATGATCCATCAGCGTGGAAACGTTCTATTCTTCCTAAAACCACAGCACAGCTTACATTAAGCGGACATACACACGGTGGACAGATGCAAATCTTTGGATGGCGACCAACAAGTATCCGCCAACAGGAGGATTATGGACTTTATGAACAGAACGGACGCTATCTATATATTACAGCTGGATTGGGTGGACTGGTACCCTTCCGCCTCAATATGCCTAACGAAATAGCGGTGATAACATTACATGTTAAGAAATAA
- a CDS encoding DUF4369 domain-containing protein, which produces MNKILYALLTLIVFTSCANSFNIQGTSNVSSLDGRKLYLKTDQADSLINLDSCDVVHGQFAFHGTVDSTKVAQIFMDDINLQFPVVIEKGDIAVKLDNTQQRVSGTPLNDKLNDFWTKFTQLRNQYAEIDHEESAAIMNGHDEETVNAQLIKKALNVYDKGDKLFTKFITENFNNILGPWCFLTRISYETTPNAYPVWMNDYMYTNAINQLPSWIEYIMSKATDTFKQNPQVKAFYTDFLQAQKEMNGMVDPAGTNDAAGTTPNAAVAPPTPAQMAGDSIPK; this is translated from the coding sequence ATGAATAAAATTCTTTACGCACTTCTAACACTTATCGTGTTTACGTCATGTGCCAACTCATTCAATATACAGGGAACATCCAACGTATCAAGCTTGGATGGAAGAAAGTTATACCTAAAAACAGACCAAGCTGACTCACTGATTAACTTAGATTCATGTGACGTCGTTCATGGTCAGTTTGCTTTCCATGGTACCGTTGACTCTACTAAGGTCGCACAGATATTCATGGATGATATCAACTTACAATTCCCAGTAGTTATTGAAAAGGGAGATATTGCAGTTAAACTGGACAACACACAGCAGCGTGTCAGTGGCACGCCGCTGAATGACAAGCTAAATGATTTCTGGACGAAGTTTACACAACTCCGCAATCAATATGCAGAAATAGATCATGAGGAAAGTGCTGCCATTATGAATGGTCATGATGAGGAAACAGTGAATGCTCAACTTATCAAGAAGGCATTGAACGTTTATGACAAGGGTGACAAACTCTTTACGAAGTTCATTACAGAGAACTTCAACAACATTCTTGGCCCATGGTGTTTCCTTACACGTATCAGCTACGAGACAACACCTAATGCTTACCCTGTATGGATGAATGATTATATGTATACCAATGCTATTAATCAGTTGCCTTCATGGATAGAATACATTATGTCAAAGGCTACAGATACCTTTAAGCAGAATCCTCAGGTAAAAGCATTCTATACCGACTTCCTACAAGCACAAAAGGAGATGAATGGTATGGTTGACCCTGCAGGAACCAATGATGCTGCGGGAACAACTCCTAATGCTGCTGTAGCACCTCCAACTCCTGCACAGATGGCTGGTGACTCTATTCCAAAGTAA
- a CDS encoding lysophospholipid acyltransferase family protein, which produces MSNTATQQQRQSSITMLVITFFYRIYMLFIAFPLFLFASILTALTTTIGCQIGNGHFWGYYPGKWWSWFTIRILFLPVKIEGRENLDPKQSYVFVSNHQGAFDIFLIYGFLGRNFKWMMKKAIRKIPLVGLACEKAHHIYVDKSGASKIKKTYDTARETLREGMSVVVFPEGARSFTGHMGKFRRGAFMLADELQLPVCPLTINGSFDVMPRTKDWHFPVWHRLSLTIHKPIFPKGKGAEFEKQTLNEAYDSVMAGLSPEYQGFVENPDQ; this is translated from the coding sequence ATGAGTAATACTGCAACACAACAACAAAGGCAATCCTCAATAACCATGCTGGTTATTACATTTTTTTATAGAATTTACATGCTATTCATTGCCTTCCCGCTCTTCCTCTTTGCTTCTATACTAACAGCATTAACAACAACTATTGGCTGTCAAATAGGTAATGGACATTTCTGGGGATACTACCCAGGGAAATGGTGGTCATGGTTTACCATCCGAATACTCTTTCTTCCTGTAAAAATTGAAGGACGTGAGAATCTTGATCCTAAGCAAAGCTATGTCTTTGTAAGCAATCATCAAGGTGCTTTCGACATCTTTCTGATTTACGGTTTTCTCGGTCGTAATTTCAAGTGGATGATGAAAAAAGCTATCCGTAAGATACCTTTGGTAGGATTAGCATGCGAGAAAGCACATCATATTTATGTGGATAAGAGTGGTGCAAGTAAAATCAAAAAAACATACGACACTGCACGTGAAACCCTTCGTGAAGGAATGTCTGTCGTCGTATTCCCAGAAGGTGCACGTAGTTTTACTGGTCACATGGGTAAGTTCCGTCGTGGAGCTTTCATGTTAGCTGATGAGCTTCAGCTACCAGTATGTCCACTTACCATCAATGGTTCCTTCGACGTTATGCCTCGTACTAAGGACTGGCATTTCCCTGTATGGCATCGACTTAGCCTCACTATTCACAAACCAATCTTCCCAAAAGGAAAAGGTGCTGAATTCGAGAAGCAAACGCTAAATGAAGCATACGATTCTGTTATGGCTGGTCTTTCTCCCGAATACCAAGGTTTCGTAGAGAATCCAGACCAATAA
- a CDS encoding vitamin B12 dependent-methionine synthase activation domain-containing protein: protein MIENKVDNKSKIITYNISEIVPYINWAYFFYAWSMNGKAKDAQLKLRSEAEKLLADMEGRYHTRAVFALCEANSEGDDIIINGTRVPMLRQQKVIPGKPNLCLADFIRPASSGIKDAIGLFATSVDAAFTSNNEEDPYQRMLSQTLADRLAEATAEKFHEDVRKKYWGYAADEQLTIKDLLAERYQGIRPAVGYPSIPDTSMNFLLYELLDMKGIGINLTESGMMVPHASVSGFMFAHPQSRYFDLGKIDDDQLEDYARRRNKPVEELRKYLASTLLKK, encoded by the coding sequence ATGATTGAAAATAAAGTAGATAACAAAAGTAAGATAATAACATACAATATCAGCGAAATAGTTCCTTACATCAACTGGGCATACTTCTTTTATGCTTGGTCAATGAATGGTAAGGCAAAAGATGCACAACTGAAACTACGTTCAGAAGCTGAGAAATTATTGGCTGACATGGAAGGGAGATATCACACACGTGCTGTCTTTGCGCTATGTGAAGCCAATAGTGAAGGTGATGATATCATTATCAATGGCACACGTGTTCCAATGTTGCGCCAGCAGAAAGTTATTCCAGGCAAACCAAATCTCTGTTTGGCAGATTTCATACGTCCTGCTTCTTCAGGTATCAAAGATGCAATTGGACTCTTTGCTACTTCTGTTGATGCTGCCTTTACAAGCAACAATGAGGAAGATCCCTACCAACGTATGCTTTCTCAGACCTTAGCTGACCGATTAGCTGAGGCTACAGCAGAGAAGTTTCACGAGGATGTACGCAAGAAGTATTGGGGGTATGCTGCTGATGAGCAACTGACTATAAAAGACCTTCTTGCAGAGAGATATCAAGGCATACGCCCTGCTGTGGGCTATCCATCCATTCCAGACACAAGTATGAATTTTCTTTTGTACGAGCTATTGGATATGAAGGGCATTGGTATCAACCTTACAGAAAGTGGGATGATGGTACCGCATGCCAGCGTATCGGGATTTATGTTTGCACATCCTCAAAGCCGATATTTCGACTTAGGAAAAATTGATGACGACCAATTAGAAGACTATGCACGTCGTCGTAATAAGCCTGTTGAAGAGCTAAGGAAGTATCTTGCTTCTACCTTATTGAAGAAATGA
- a CDS encoding DNA polymerase III subunit gamma/tau, whose product MDEYIVSARKYRPMSFDSVVGQQALTTTLKNAVKSGKLAHAYLFCGPRGVGKTTCARIFAKAINCEHPTADGEACNECESCKAFGEGRSYNIFELDAASNNSVENIKSLMDQTRIPPQVGRYKVFIIDEVHMLSTAAFNAFLKTLEEPPAHVIFILATTEKHKILPTILSRCQIYDFERMTVPNIINHLKRVAEKENIQFDEEALNVIAEKADGGMRDALSIFDQAASFSQGNITYQKVIEDLNVLDAENYFNIIDLALENKVSEIMVLLNSVINKGFDGGHLVNGLASHVRNVLMAKDVQTLPLLEVSEQLRNRYQLQAQKCPVNFLYTALQIMNRCDVEYRQSSNKRLLVELTLIQVAQITQKDDDVPASGRSPKRLKSLFKNLVLKAQQKPTPQVVGSLKRDDAAARGSNDSEVVSVEVVSSPEKPITETSGVRPKVNVSSGLPNSVNLGSLTMSFDNLLKTDKKKKQDEEVEITNKDEHEGFTQQDLVVSWRAMCSRMPERMQALSQRMKNITPTITEYPAILVLADNNIQLNEMLAIKSRIRATLAKELRNGQIEVEIRLAKHEEIKPMLTPRESLSKLLETNHPVKKLIDTLGLCLD is encoded by the coding sequence ATGGATGAATATATTGTTTCGGCGCGAAAGTATCGTCCGATGTCCTTTGATTCTGTTGTTGGACAACAGGCGTTGACTACTACGCTGAAGAATGCTGTGAAGAGTGGTAAGCTGGCTCATGCCTACCTTTTCTGCGGTCCACGAGGTGTGGGCAAGACTACTTGTGCTCGTATTTTTGCGAAGGCTATCAACTGTGAACATCCAACAGCTGATGGTGAGGCTTGTAACGAGTGTGAGAGTTGTAAGGCGTTCGGAGAAGGAAGAAGCTATAATATCTTCGAATTAGATGCTGCCAGCAATAACTCTGTTGAGAACATCAAGTCATTGATGGACCAGACTCGTATTCCGCCACAGGTTGGTCGTTATAAGGTCTTTATCATTGATGAGGTGCATATGCTCTCTACAGCTGCCTTCAATGCTTTTCTAAAGACTTTGGAGGAACCACCTGCACACGTTATCTTCATCCTTGCAACAACAGAAAAACATAAGATTCTCCCAACGATTCTCTCTCGCTGTCAGATTTACGACTTCGAGCGTATGACGGTTCCTAATATCATCAACCATCTTAAGCGTGTTGCTGAGAAGGAGAACATTCAATTTGATGAAGAGGCTCTGAACGTTATTGCTGAGAAAGCGGATGGTGGAATGCGTGATGCGCTCTCAATATTCGATCAGGCTGCAAGTTTCTCACAAGGAAATATCACTTATCAGAAGGTGATTGAGGACTTGAATGTACTCGATGCAGAGAATTATTTTAATATCATCGACCTTGCTTTAGAGAATAAAGTGAGTGAGATAATGGTTCTTTTGAACAGCGTTATCAATAAGGGATTTGATGGAGGACACCTTGTGAATGGCTTGGCATCTCATGTTCGTAATGTGTTGATGGCAAAGGATGTACAAACACTTCCTCTGCTTGAAGTAAGCGAACAACTGCGTAATCGCTATCAGTTGCAGGCACAAAAATGTCCTGTCAACTTCCTTTATACGGCTTTGCAGATTATGAATCGCTGTGATGTGGAATATCGTCAGAGTTCTAATAAACGTTTGTTGGTGGAACTGACGCTCATTCAAGTAGCGCAAATTACGCAGAAGGATGATGATGTCCCAGCCTCGGGGCGTAGCCCTAAGCGATTAAAATCCCTGTTCAAGAATCTTGTTCTGAAGGCTCAACAGAAACCGACTCCGCAGGTGGTCGGGAGTCTAAAGCGTGATGATGCTGCTGCTCGTGGTTCTAATGATAGCGAAGTAGTGTCTGTAGAGGTCGTGTCTTCACCAGAAAAACCCATCACAGAAACGTCTGGTGTACGCCCTAAGGTGAATGTATCTTCTGGTCTTCCGAATTCTGTTAATCTCGGTTCATTGACGATGTCATTTGACAATCTACTCAAGACCGATAAGAAGAAAAAGCAGGATGAGGAAGTTGAAATAACTAATAAGGATGAACATGAAGGCTTTACACAGCAAGACCTTGTTGTGAGTTGGCGTGCTATGTGTTCACGAATGCCAGAGCGTATGCAAGCTTTGTCGCAACGCATGAAGAATATCACGCCTACTATTACAGAGTATCCAGCAATCTTGGTACTTGCTGATAATAATATTCAGCTCAACGAAATGCTCGCTATCAAGTCGCGTATTCGTGCTACTTTGGCAAAGGAATTGCGTAATGGGCAGATCGAAGTAGAGATTCGTCTTGCTAAACATGAGGAAATCAAGCCTATGCTTACACCTCGTGAGTCTTTGAGTAAACTTTTGGAAACGAATCATCCTGTAAAGAAACTTATCGATACATTAGGTTTGTGCTTGGATTAA
- a CDS encoding P-loop NTPase fold protein: MEIMNHIDNVILDYVKAPDTDYAIMIDGQWGAGKSFYWRHTAKPMIEALTFADNEHYKAVKISLFGIQSIDDLKVEIYAPFLADKNVKKKKWTELGGHALSFIAKKIGLQDNKKVLASVMSVLPINIKHRVFCFDDLERLNPNIMMDVLGYINSLIEEHHIKVILICNGDKNEVPGYAEYKEKLVRFTCKIEPDISLIVRSSIEGKEKNYSDFIKTNSESIGNVYKRAECNNIRTLIFNLNIMERIYPIVQANMGKVEWNVREYVLLLTMAYSIESRKKADNSQIDLFLNLSQSWVNHISFIENLSVSHSLWNEDKKQKGLSEDEKYLRDIRNRYFKNTFIYGVSKSLLEYIQTGKLDEGMLKNEVSNMAIEAQHYFQTDDQKLMLKLGNFWDVDDNEMEKAITDVIDGTKQMRFPMAYYPNYFLRLQRLQKFGFGETGYSVPELKKLFLKAIEECPKNGYVEQLNGIYQNTDGATSEFSELAEKVYDINNSMRNEEHGDAFKEAILHLDAGADLKQFWNLPVNIFSEISAKDFLDSFISCHNSRKRDVNDFMEKRYECQSHRDHDSAFISELTKTMDAYLSDRNVKPSPSRKYCEHLLKVLKNETTA; this comes from the coding sequence ATGGAGATTATGAATCACATAGATAATGTAATTCTTGATTATGTAAAAGCCCCAGATACTGATTATGCAATCATGATTGATGGGCAATGGGGTGCTGGAAAGTCATTTTACTGGAGACATACGGCTAAGCCAATGATAGAAGCGTTGACGTTCGCAGATAACGAGCATTATAAAGCTGTAAAAATCTCTCTCTTTGGCATCCAAAGTATAGATGACTTGAAAGTCGAAATATATGCTCCGTTCCTTGCGGATAAGAATGTGAAAAAGAAGAAATGGACTGAACTTGGTGGCCATGCTCTTAGCTTTATTGCAAAAAAGATAGGCTTACAAGATAACAAGAAGGTCTTGGCATCTGTGATGTCAGTTCTACCTATAAATATTAAACATCGTGTATTTTGCTTTGATGATCTGGAAAGGCTCAATCCCAATATTATGATGGACGTGCTAGGATACATTAACTCGCTAATCGAAGAGCACCATATCAAAGTAATTTTGATTTGCAATGGTGATAAGAATGAAGTACCAGGCTATGCTGAATATAAAGAGAAGTTAGTTCGTTTCACATGCAAGATTGAACCAGACATATCATTAATAGTAAGATCTTCTATAGAAGGAAAGGAGAAGAACTACTCTGACTTTATCAAAACAAATTCAGAATCGATAGGCAATGTCTATAAGCGAGCAGAGTGCAATAATATCCGCACGTTAATTTTTAACTTGAACATAATGGAACGCATTTATCCTATCGTTCAAGCAAATATGGGCAAAGTAGAATGGAATGTAAGAGAGTATGTACTCTTACTCACAATGGCTTATTCCATAGAGAGTCGTAAAAAGGCAGATAATTCTCAAATCGATTTATTCTTGAATTTATCTCAATCATGGGTGAATCATATTTCCTTTATAGAAAATCTATCTGTGTCTCATTCTTTATGGAATGAAGATAAAAAGCAAAAGGGTTTGTCCGAGGATGAAAAATATCTTCGTGATATCCGAAATAGATATTTTAAGAACACATTTATATATGGTGTAAGTAAGTCGTTGCTTGAGTATATACAAACTGGGAAACTTGATGAGGGAATGTTGAAAAATGAGGTTTCAAACATGGCGATAGAGGCACAGCATTATTTCCAAACTGATGATCAAAAGTTGATGTTAAAACTGGGTAATTTCTGGGATGTTGATGATAACGAAATGGAAAAAGCAATAACGGATGTTATTGATGGAACCAAGCAAATGCGCTTCCCTATGGCCTATTATCCTAATTATTTTCTTAGACTTCAAAGACTGCAGAAATTTGGTTTCGGAGAAACTGGGTATTCTGTTCCTGAGTTGAAGAAACTATTTTTGAAGGCTATAGAAGAATGTCCGAAAAATGGATATGTAGAGCAACTGAATGGAATATACCAGAATACGGATGGAGCGACTTCTGAGTTTTCGGAATTAGCGGAGAAAGTATATGATATCAATAACTCTATGCGAAATGAAGAGCATGGAGATGCATTTAAGGAAGCTATACTTCATCTTGATGCTGGCGCGGATTTAAAACAATTTTGGAATTTGCCGGTAAACATCTTTTCCGAAATATCAGCGAAGGATTTCCTGGATAGTTTTATTAGTTGTCATAATAGTCGCAAGCGAGATGTCAATGATTTTATGGAAAAACGGTATGAATGTCAGTCACATCGAGATCATGATTCGGCGTTTATTTCGGAGTTAACAAAGACCATGGATGCCTATCTTTCAGATAGAAACGTGAAACCTTCCCCTTCGCGCAAATATTGTGAACACTTACTTAAGGTCTTAAAGAATGAAACTACTGCATAA